Proteins encoded within one genomic window of bacterium HR17:
- the cspE_2 gene encoding Cold shock-like protein CspE, which translates to MAKHQGTVKWFNETKGYGFIACDDGTEVFVHYSAIEGQGGFRTLRQGDRVELEVASSAKGPRAEKVRVLKNGNDWL; encoded by the coding sequence ATGGCAAAGCACCAAGGGACGGTCAAATGGTTCAATGAGACGAAGGGCTACGGGTTCATCGCCTGTGACGATGGCACGGAAGTCTTCGTCCATTACTCTGCCATTGAAGGGCAGGGTGGATTCCGCACTCTGCGGCAAGGTGACCGCGTGGAGTTGGAAGTCGCGTCCTCTGCGAAAGGTCCCCGTGCAGAAAAAGTGCGTGTTCTAAAGAACGGTAACGATTGGCTCTAA